The Xanthomonas fragariae genome has a segment encoding these proteins:
- the otsA gene encoding alpha,alpha-trehalose-phosphate synthase (UDP-forming) produces the protein MSRLVVVSNRVAVPGENRAGGLAVGLLAALKERGGMWFGWSGKTVRGDSGGMHEQTEGDIKFVTMDLNKRDMDSYYNGFANRTLWPLLHFRLDLVDYDRATREGYMRVNRLFAQKLAPLLKDSDTLWIHDYHMIPLGTMLRELGVGCKMGFFLHVPMPSADLMQAMPDHARLFSTFYAYDLVGFQTQRDAERFKAYVRLFGGGRILEGDLVEGPGGRRFSAAAFPIGIDTDLIANQAKASVGKQAVRDLRESLRGRQLAIGVDRLDYSKGLPERFQGFERYLERYPDQSGSLTYLQIAPVSRGDVNEYRQLRGQLEQIAGHINGGHAEPDWTPLRYVNQNFSHATLTGFYRAAAVGLVTPLRDGMNLVAKEFVAAQDPANPGVLVLSLLAGAADEMKEALLVNPHDLDGVADAIATAASMPLATRIERWRAMMDHLRKNNINHWRQRYLQALADI, from the coding sequence ATGAGTCGTTTGGTGGTGGTATCCAATCGCGTTGCAGTGCCCGGCGAGAACCGTGCCGGCGGTCTGGCGGTTGGCTTGTTGGCAGCGCTCAAGGAGCGCGGCGGTATGTGGTTCGGCTGGAGTGGCAAGACCGTACGCGGCGATAGCGGCGGCATGCACGAACAGACCGAAGGCGACATCAAGTTCGTCACCATGGACCTCAACAAGCGCGACATGGATTCGTACTACAACGGCTTCGCCAATCGTACGCTGTGGCCGCTGCTGCACTTCCGTCTGGATCTGGTCGATTACGACCGCGCCACCCGCGAAGGCTATATGCGCGTCAACCGGCTGTTCGCCCAGAAGCTGGCGCCATTGCTCAAAGATAGCGACACGCTGTGGATCCACGATTACCACATGATTCCGCTGGGCACGATGCTGCGCGAGCTGGGTGTGGGCTGCAAGATGGGCTTTTTCCTGCACGTACCGATGCCCTCGGCCGACTTGATGCAGGCCATGCCCGATCATGCGCGCTTGTTCAGCACCTTCTATGCCTACGATCTGGTCGGCTTCCAGACCCAGCGCGATGCCGAGCGTTTCAAGGCGTATGTGCGTCTGTTCGGCGGTGGCCGCATTCTGGAAGGCGATCTCGTCGAAGGCCCGGGCGGGCGTCGTTTCAGCGCTGCGGCCTTTCCGATCGGCATCGATACCGATCTGATCGCCAATCAGGCCAAGGCCTCGGTCGGCAAGCAGGCGGTGCGCGATCTACGCGAAAGTTTGCGTGGCCGCCAGTTGGCGATCGGCGTGGACCGGCTGGATTATTCCAAAGGATTGCCGGAGCGCTTCCAGGGTTTCGAGCGCTATCTGGAGCGTTACCCGGATCAATCCGGCAGCCTGACCTATCTGCAGATCGCACCGGTGTCGCGCGGCGACGTCAACGAATATCGCCAACTACGCGGGCAGCTGGAGCAGATCGCCGGCCACATCAACGGTGGGCACGCCGAGCCGGATTGGACGCCGCTGCGCTACGTCAATCAGAACTTCAGCCACGCCACATTGACCGGTTTTTATCGTGCGGCCGCAGTTGGCCTGGTGACGCCATTACGCGATGGCATGAATTTGGTCGCCAAGGAGTTCGTGGCCGCGCAGGATCCTGCGAACCCGGGCGTGCTGGTGCTCTCGCTGTTGGCAGGTGCGGCCGATGAAATGAAAGAGGCATTGCTGGTCAATCCGCATGACCTGGACGGCGTGGCCGATGCGATCGCCACGGCAGCGAGCATGCCGTTGGCGACGCGCATCGAGCGCTGGCGGGCGATGATGGATCACCTGCGCAAGAACAACATCAATCACTGGCGTCAACGCTATCTGCAAGCGCTTGCAGATATATGA
- a CDS encoding glycoside hydrolase family 15 protein, with protein sequence MTKPNLDLGVIGNCSFGALVDRQAHVVWSCLPAFDGDPAFCSLLSPKGEGGDFAVELEDFVGSEQHYLPNTAVLRTVLRDRHGGEVEVIDFAPRWRNNGRFYRPVSIIRQIRPLAGNPRIVVRARPLADWGGRTPDTTWGSNHIRWMLPEFTLRLTTDVPVRFVRDGLPFVLSHPVNLVLGVDESLTRSLSGYVQEAQERTEEYWREWVRYLSIPLDWQDAVIRSAITLKLCQYEDSGAIIAAMTTSIPEAPNTPRNWDYRYCWLRDAGFVVRALNRLGATRTMEQFIGYIFNIATSDGTLQPLYGIGFESQLEEHEVDTMKGYRGMGPVRRGNLAWIQQQHDVYGSVVLASTQLFFDLRLKDPGDADTFRRLEPLGERAYALHNVPDAGLWEFRGRAEVHTYTAAMCWAACDRLSKIADRLVLPERSVYWRERADSIRERVLSEAWSEEHGHFTDTLGGHRLDASLLLLADIGIVANDDSRFMRTVEAVGRVLKHGDALYRYIAPDDFGEPETSFTICTFWYIDALAAIGRKDEARELFERILLRRNHLGLLSEDLSFEDGEAWGNFPQTYSHVGLIIAAMRLSRSWQEAS encoded by the coding sequence ATGACCAAGCCAAACCTGGATCTGGGCGTTATAGGCAACTGCAGCTTCGGTGCATTGGTCGATCGGCAGGCACATGTGGTGTGGAGTTGCCTGCCGGCCTTCGACGGCGACCCGGCGTTCTGCTCGTTGCTTTCGCCCAAGGGCGAAGGTGGGGACTTTGCCGTGGAGCTGGAAGATTTCGTCGGCAGCGAGCAACACTACCTACCCAATACCGCAGTGCTGCGCACCGTCTTGCGCGATCGCCACGGTGGCGAAGTGGAAGTCATCGACTTCGCACCGCGCTGGCGCAATAACGGCCGTTTCTATCGGCCGGTGAGCATCATCCGGCAGATTCGCCCCCTGGCTGGCAACCCGCGCATCGTGGTGCGCGCACGCCCGCTGGCCGATTGGGGTGGCCGTACCCCCGATACCACCTGGGGCAGCAATCACATCCGTTGGATGTTGCCGGAATTCACCCTGCGCCTGACCACCGATGTACCGGTGCGGTTCGTGCGTGACGGTTTGCCGTTCGTACTCAGCCACCCGGTGAATCTGGTGTTGGGCGTCGATGAATCACTGACTCGCTCTCTCAGCGGCTATGTGCAGGAAGCGCAGGAACGCACCGAAGAATATTGGCGCGAATGGGTGCGTTATCTGTCGATCCCCTTGGACTGGCAGGACGCTGTGATCCGCAGTGCGATCACGCTCAAGTTGTGCCAGTACGAAGACAGCGGCGCGATCATCGCCGCGATGACCACTTCGATTCCGGAAGCGCCGAATACGCCGCGCAATTGGGATTACCGTTATTGCTGGTTGCGCGATGCGGGGTTTGTGGTGCGTGCGCTCAACCGGCTCGGCGCTACGCGTACGATGGAGCAATTCATCGGCTACATCTTCAATATCGCCACCAGCGACGGCACCCTGCAACCGCTGTACGGTATCGGTTTCGAATCGCAGCTGGAAGAGCACGAAGTCGACACGATGAAGGGCTATCGGGGTATGGGCCCGGTGCGGCGTGGCAACCTGGCCTGGATCCAGCAGCAGCACGACGTCTACGGCAGCGTGGTGCTGGCCTCCACGCAACTGTTCTTCGATCTGCGTTTGAAGGATCCAGGCGATGCGGACACCTTCCGCCGTCTGGAGCCATTGGGCGAGCGCGCATACGCGCTGCACAATGTGCCCGATGCCGGCCTGTGGGAATTCCGCGGCCGCGCCGAAGTGCATACCTATACCGCCGCGATGTGCTGGGCGGCCTGCGATCGCCTGTCCAAGATCGCCGACCGGCTTGTCCTGCCCGAGCGCAGCGTGTATTGGCGCGAACGCGCCGACAGCATTCGCGAGCGCGTGTTGTCTGAAGCCTGGAGCGAAGAACACGGCCACTTCACCGATACGCTCGGTGGCCACCGTCTGGATGCATCGCTGCTGTTGCTGGCCGATATCGGCATCGTCGCCAACGACGACAGCCGCTTCATGCGCACCGTGGAAGCGGTCGGTCGCGTGCTCAAGCATGGCGATGCGCTGTATCGCTACATCGCGCCGGATGACTTCGGTGAGCCGGAAACCAGCTTCACCATCTGCACATTCTGGTACATCGACGCGCTGGCCGCGATCGGTCGCAAGGACGAGGCGCGTGAATTGTTCGAGCGCATTCTCTTGCGCCGCAATCACCTCGGCTTGCTATCGGAGGATCTATCGTTTGAAGACGGCGAAGCCTGGGGAAATTTCCCTCAGACCTATTCGCATGTGGGGTTGATCATTGCAGCGATGCGCTTGTCGCGGAGCTGGCAGGAGGCGTCATGA
- the otsB gene encoding trehalose-phosphatase has translation MADVHSPLPSPPLLDDACALFLDVDGTLIDFADSPEAVRLLPDVREAIGRLSDRLNGAVALVSGRALSQLDAVFAPLLLPAAGLHGHELRSDIAAGVAMPQDTSERLHGLHRRAAELTHQHPGVLVEDKGVSVALHWRAQPHAGPDVLAFAQQEIAQLSGYRLQPGDHVVEFVPQGSNKGVAVEQLMQHGAFAGRTPVFVGDDLTDEFGFAAANRLGGWSVLVGNRTQTSAHFRVDGTADVHAWLQQNARSL, from the coding sequence ATGGCAGACGTGCACTCCCCCCTTCCGTCGCCGCCATTGCTGGACGATGCCTGTGCATTGTTTCTGGACGTGGACGGCACTCTTATCGACTTCGCCGACAGCCCCGAGGCAGTGCGGCTATTGCCCGATGTCCGCGAGGCCATCGGGCGCTTGAGCGATCGCCTCAACGGCGCAGTCGCATTGGTCAGCGGACGAGCGCTATCGCAACTGGACGCAGTGTTCGCTCCCCTGCTGCTCCCAGCGGCAGGCTTGCATGGACACGAACTGCGCAGCGATATCGCTGCAGGTGTCGCGATGCCGCAAGACACCTCCGAGCGGCTGCATGGTTTGCATCGACGCGCCGCAGAGCTCACGCACCAGCACCCTGGCGTGCTGGTGGAAGACAAAGGCGTCAGCGTCGCACTGCATTGGCGCGCACAACCGCACGCCGGCCCCGACGTCCTCGCCTTCGCGCAGCAGGAGATCGCCCAACTCTCCGGCTATCGCCTGCAACCTGGCGATCACGTAGTCGAATTCGTCCCGCAAGGCAGCAACAAAGGCGTGGCGGTCGAACAACTGATGCAGCACGGCGCATTCGCCGGCCGCACGCCGGTGTTCGTCGGCGACGATCTCACCGACGAATTCGGCTTCGCAGCGGCAAATCGTCTCGGCGGTTGGAGTGTGCTGGTCGGCAATCGCACACAGACCAGCGCACATTTCCGCGTCGATGGCACGGCGGATGTGCATGCATGGTTACAGCAAAACGCGCGCAGCCTTTGA
- a CDS encoding TonB-dependent receptor plug domain-containing protein, translated as MTSPTLTAIGMTIATVLSANAQAQQAAPGATTLDTVIVTGTRASDRTLLESTVPVDVLTAEDIRKAGVVNGELGSALQALLPSFNIPRQSNSGGADHIRAAQLRGLSPDQVLVLVNGKRRHTSALVNTDSKIGRGTTPVDFNSIPINAIKRIEVLRDGAGAQYGSDAIAGVINVILDDNPARGELDASFGAYNTDVEPINRRITDGQTSYASAKVGTLLGDDGSFFKVGLELKSREATNRAGFDRIPPFEEQTPANLALAGQRNYVLGDGATKGLNAWLNTKIPFSHSGEFYAFGTYNQRDTEGANYFRYPDGSANWREIYPNGYRPISEGENRDLQVVAGARGQLGNWDYDASVNDGRNDFTYRLRNSLNASLGPGSTTRFKTGDFAFAQTVGNLDLTRVFAAAGATHTFGTGAEFRREQYRTHAGDPASAAAGPFTDRPTGSQAGGGLTPQDEADLSRNVASAYANVSSQFGTKFSTDLAGRYEHYQDFGSQWTGKLAARYALAQAFALRGAVSSNVRAPSLSQIGYEATSTGYDAAGRLTQGRLLSVNNPIARALGATDLKPETSLNYSLGFTSQLGDHFDLSLDIFQIDIDDRIALSEDITGDSLTDFVQQNFGVTGVQSASYFLNAADTRTRGAELVANWRQYIFGGDLLLTGTYSYAKTELKNVIATPAQLLALDPEYVLFGVQESNTLTDAAPRTRAALAANWNNAYWTLQTRVNRYGSATRVFDFGGGFVPRQTYGAQWQLDLEAEYHLGNQWTLAIGGQNILDNYSDRSIDDIAYFGNLPYDVLSPIGSNGAYWYGRVRYTF; from the coding sequence ATGACTAGCCCCACCCTTACGGCTATCGGCATGACCATCGCCACCGTGTTGAGCGCCAACGCGCAGGCACAGCAGGCCGCCCCAGGCGCCACCACGCTGGACACCGTGATCGTCACCGGCACCCGTGCCAGCGACCGCACGTTGCTGGAATCGACCGTGCCGGTGGACGTGCTCACCGCCGAGGACATCCGCAAGGCCGGCGTGGTCAACGGCGAACTCGGCAGCGCGCTGCAGGCGCTGTTGCCGTCGTTCAATATCCCGCGCCAGTCCAACTCCGGCGGCGCCGACCACATCCGCGCCGCACAGTTGCGCGGACTCTCGCCCGATCAAGTGCTGGTGCTGGTCAACGGCAAGCGCCGGCATACCTCCGCGCTGGTCAATACCGACAGCAAGATCGGCAGGGGCACCACGCCGGTGGATTTCAATTCCATCCCGATCAACGCGATCAAGCGCATCGAAGTGCTGCGCGACGGCGCGGGTGCGCAGTACGGCTCGGATGCGATCGCAGGCGTCATCAACGTGATCCTGGACGACAACCCCGCACGCGGCGAGCTGGATGCCAGCTTCGGCGCCTACAACACCGATGTGGAGCCGATCAACCGCCGCATCACCGATGGCCAGACCAGCTATGCCAGCGCCAAGGTCGGCACCCTGCTCGGCGATGACGGCAGCTTCTTTAAGGTGGGCCTGGAACTGAAGAGTCGCGAGGCGACCAACCGCGCCGGCTTCGATCGGATTCCGCCGTTCGAAGAGCAGACCCCGGCCAATCTGGCGCTGGCCGGCCAGCGCAATTATGTGCTCGGCGATGGCGCCACCAAGGGCCTGAACGCTTGGCTCAACACCAAGATTCCCTTCAGCCACAGCGGCGAGTTCTACGCGTTCGGCACCTACAACCAGCGCGACACCGAAGGCGCCAACTACTTCCGTTACCCGGATGGCAGCGCCAACTGGCGCGAGATCTACCCCAACGGCTATCGCCCCATTTCGGAAGGCGAAAATCGCGATCTGCAGGTCGTGGCCGGTGCACGCGGGCAGTTGGGCAACTGGGACTACGACGCCAGCGTCAATGATGGCCGCAACGACTTCACCTACCGGCTACGCAATTCGCTCAACGCCTCGCTCGGCCCGGGCAGCACCACTCGCTTCAAGACCGGCGATTTTGCGTTTGCGCAGACTGTGGGCAATCTGGATCTGACCCGCGTATTCGCCGCAGCCGGCGCCACCCATACCTTCGGCACCGGCGCCGAATTCCGCCGTGAGCAATACCGCACCCATGCCGGCGACCCGGCCAGCGCCGCCGCCGGCCCGTTCACCGATCGCCCGACCGGTTCGCAGGCCGGCGGCGGCCTCACCCCGCAGGACGAAGCCGACCTGTCGCGCAATGTCGCCAGCGCCTACGCCAACGTCTCCAGCCAGTTCGGCACCAAGTTCTCCACCGACCTGGCCGGCCGCTACGAGCATTACCAGGACTTCGGCAGCCAGTGGACTGGCAAGCTGGCCGCGCGCTACGCGCTCGCACAGGCGTTCGCGCTGCGTGGCGCCGTCTCCAGCAACGTGCGTGCGCCCTCGCTCAGCCAGATCGGCTATGAAGCCACCTCCACCGGCTACGATGCGGCCGGTCGCCTCACCCAGGGCCGCCTGCTGTCGGTCAACAACCCGATCGCGCGCGCGCTCGGCGCCACCGATCTGAAACCGGAAACATCGCTCAACTACAGCCTGGGCTTCACCAGCCAGCTAGGCGATCACTTCGACCTGTCGCTGGACATCTTCCAGATCGATATCGACGACCGCATTGCGCTATCCGAAGACATCACCGGCGACAGCCTCACCGACTTCGTGCAGCAGAACTTCGGCGTTACAGGCGTGCAGAGCGCCAGCTATTTCCTCAACGCTGCCGACACTCGCACGCGCGGCGCCGAGCTGGTCGCCAACTGGCGCCAATACATCTTCGGCGGCGACCTGCTGCTGACCGGCACCTACAGCTACGCCAAGACCGAGTTGAAGAACGTTATCGCCACCCCGGCGCAATTGCTCGCACTGGACCCGGAGTACGTGCTGTTCGGCGTTCAGGAGAGCAACACGCTCACCGATGCCGCGCCGCGCACGCGTGCGGCGTTGGCGGCCAACTGGAACAACGCATACTGGACGCTGCAGACCCGCGTCAACCGCTACGGCAGCGCCACGCGCGTGTTCGACTTCGGCGGCGGTTTCGTGCCGCGCCAGACCTACGGCGCGCAATGGCAGCTCGACCTGGAAGCCGAGTACCACCTGGGCAACCAATGGACACTGGCGATTGGCGGGCAGAATATCCTGGACAACTATTCGGACCGCTCCATCGACGACATCGCGTACTTCGGCAACCTGCCCTATGACGTGCTTTCGCCGATCGGCAGCAACGGCGCGTACTGGTACGGGCGAGTGCGGTACACGTTCTGA
- a CDS encoding DUF3574 domain-containing protein — MKVLPSCLLAATLALSACATMPGAAPTSATASLQGDAARPAAAHGWVRSELYFGVGEETGPADRPQTRTIDETQWRAFLDKEVTPRFPDGLSVFDAYGQWLFRGAKEPNRLGTKVLVILHEDTSQRRNDIEAIRLAWKQATGHQSVLWSRQAVDVSF; from the coding sequence ATGAAGGTGTTGCCGTCCTGCCTGCTTGCCGCCACGTTGGCTTTGTCCGCCTGCGCTACCATGCCCGGCGCCGCACCGACATCGGCCACCGCCAGCCTGCAAGGCGATGCGGCACGACCGGCCGCGGCGCATGGCTGGGTGCGCAGCGAGCTGTACTTTGGCGTGGGCGAGGAAACCGGCCCGGCCGATCGCCCGCAGACCCGTACCATCGACGAAACCCAATGGCGTGCCTTTCTGGACAAGGAAGTGACCCCGCGCTTCCCGGACGGGTTGAGCGTCTTCGATGCCTACGGCCAGTGGCTGTTTCGCGGCGCCAAGGAGCCGAACCGGCTCGGCACCAAGGTGCTGGTGATCCTGCACGAAGACACCTCGCAGCGGCGCAACGATATCGAGGCGATCCGTCTGGCCTGGAAGCAGGCGACTGGTCACCAGTCGGTGCTGTGGTCGCGGCAGGCGGTGGATGTATCGTTCTGA
- a CDS encoding aldose 1-epimerase family protein, producing MIPVRSLVGCIVVLVALPAHAVDYTLIAPDKPLQDWSIGNDQLGFHDGPPFKVSLRRLNGGRQEGSALIEIDTGAMQLTVVPTRGMNVLRAQAGALRLGWDSPVSEVVNPAFVNLESRSGLGWLEGFNELVARCGFEWVGHPGEDRGELLTLHGRASYLPARTVVLSIDDRPPHRISLKGVLNEQAFKKVDFQIDAELITEPGATAFTLHDRLTNRSDQPAEYQVLYHSNFGAPLLGEGARFAMPAREVSPFNARAQQELANWQTFRGPTAGYGETVYNIYPLGDDSGQSLAVLHDKSAQRGVALAFNVKQLPVFSLWKNTDSQTTGYVAGLEPGTSFSYNRSLQRDLGLVPTIEAGGTRDFVLHYRLLPSTAAVRTALHDITTLQNGHPAKIRQTPLAQER from the coding sequence ATGATTCCTGTTCGCTCGCTCGTTGGTTGCATCGTTGTCCTTGTCGCCCTGCCAGCCCATGCCGTGGACTACACACTCATCGCACCGGACAAACCCCTCCAGGACTGGAGCATCGGCAACGATCAGCTTGGTTTCCACGATGGTCCCCCCTTCAAAGTCAGCTTGCGCCGCCTCAATGGCGGCCGTCAGGAAGGCAGCGCACTGATCGAGATCGATACCGGAGCCATGCAATTAACCGTGGTGCCCACCCGCGGCATGAACGTTCTGCGCGCTCAGGCCGGCGCGTTACGCCTCGGCTGGGACTCGCCGGTCAGCGAGGTGGTCAATCCCGCTTTCGTCAACCTGGAAAGCCGCAGTGGGCTGGGCTGGCTGGAGGGTTTCAACGAATTGGTGGCGCGTTGCGGATTCGAATGGGTCGGCCACCCTGGCGAAGATCGGGGAGAACTGCTGACCCTTCATGGGCGCGCGTCCTACTTGCCCGCACGCACTGTCGTGCTCAGCATCGACGACCGGCCACCGCACCGAATCAGCCTGAAAGGCGTGCTGAACGAGCAAGCTTTCAAGAAGGTGGATTTTCAGATCGATGCCGAACTGATCACCGAGCCTGGCGCGACCGCTTTCACGCTGCATGACCGGCTTACCAATCGAAGCGACCAGCCTGCCGAATATCAGGTTCTCTACCACAGCAACTTCGGCGCGCCATTACTTGGAGAGGGGGCCCGCTTTGCAATGCCGGCGCGTGAAGTTTCTCCATTCAATGCGCGAGCGCAGCAGGAACTGGCCAATTGGCAAACGTTCCGCGGCCCTACAGCCGGATATGGCGAAACGGTGTACAACATTTACCCCCTCGGTGATGACAGTGGGCAGAGTCTGGCGGTTCTGCATGACAAGAGCGCACAGCGAGGCGTCGCACTGGCATTCAACGTCAAGCAGTTGCCGGTATTCTCCCTGTGGAAGAATACCGACAGTCAAACCACCGGCTATGTCGCGGGTCTGGAGCCGGGCACCAGCTTTTCGTATAACCGCAGTTTGCAACGCGATCTCGGCCTGGTCCCCACGATTGAAGCCGGCGGGACGCGCGATTTCGTTCTTCACTATCGACTGCTTCCTAGTACAGCAGCCGTGCGGACAGCGCTGCACGACATCACGACATTGCAAAACGGTCATCCCGCCAAGATACGGCAGACACCGCTGGCACAGGAGCGCTAG
- a CDS encoding glutathione S-transferase, which yields MHYQLYYWTGLQGRGEFVRLALEDVGAGYTDVARVEGDDAMNAFLEGNEAGAQPFAPPFLKAGDVVVAQVAAILHFIGPQLQLVPESQAQRLQALQLQLTIADLVAEVHDTHHPIGTVLYYEDQKTEAAKRAKDLRDNRLPKFLGYFEQMLQRAGGTHVLGAHSYVDLSLFQLISGLDYMFPKRMTTLTSDLPSLKSLQQRVAERPRIATYLASERRVAFNTNGIFRHYPELDSA from the coding sequence ATGCATTACCAGCTGTATTACTGGACCGGCCTGCAAGGCCGCGGCGAATTCGTGCGGCTGGCATTGGAAGATGTCGGCGCCGGCTACACCGACGTTGCGCGTGTAGAAGGAGATGACGCGATGAATGCCTTCTTGGAGGGTAATGAAGCGGGTGCGCAGCCGTTCGCACCGCCGTTTCTCAAAGCGGGCGATGTCGTGGTGGCGCAGGTCGCGGCGATCCTGCATTTCATCGGCCCGCAGTTGCAGCTGGTGCCCGAATCGCAGGCACAGCGTCTGCAGGCGCTGCAATTGCAGCTGACCATTGCCGATCTGGTCGCAGAGGTGCACGACACCCATCATCCGATCGGCACCGTGCTGTATTACGAAGATCAGAAGACCGAGGCGGCCAAGCGTGCTAAGGACCTGCGCGACAATCGCCTGCCCAAGTTCCTGGGCTATTTCGAACAGATGCTGCAACGGGCTGGCGGCACACATGTGCTCGGCGCGCATTCGTATGTGGACCTGTCGCTGTTCCAGCTGATCAGCGGCTTGGACTACATGTTTCCCAAGCGTATGACGACGTTGACGAGCGACCTGCCAAGCCTCAAGTCACTGCAACAGCGCGTGGCCGAGCGGCCGCGCATTGCGACCTATCTTGCTTCCGAGCGACGCGTCGCCTTCAACACCAACGGTATTTTCCGTCACTACCCGGAGCTGGATTCGGCGTAG
- a CDS encoding GIY-YIG nuclease family protein — MEAPKPWHLYLLLCRNGSYYAGITNDVERRFQAHLRGTGARYTRANPPLEVLASRTYPDRASAARAEWALKRQPRARKLAWLLAQPHHGTESQRTDTPITPA; from the coding sequence ATGGAAGCACCAAAGCCCTGGCACCTCTACCTGCTGCTGTGTCGCAACGGCAGCTATTACGCCGGCATCACCAACGACGTGGAGCGGCGCTTCCAGGCGCACCTGCGTGGCACCGGCGCGCGCTACACGCGGGCAAATCCGCCGCTGGAAGTGCTTGCCAGCCGCACATACCCAGACCGTGCCAGCGCCGCGCGCGCGGAATGGGCGCTCAAGCGTCAACCGCGTGCACGCAAGCTGGCCTGGTTGCTGGCCCAGCCGCACCACGGTACCGAGTCACAGCGCACTGACACACCGATCACGCCCGCCTAG
- a CDS encoding IS3 family transposase (programmed frameshift) — translation MSKTKYSPEVRERAVRLVREHQGEYGSQWAAIESIAGKIGCSAQTLCNWVRQAERDAGKRQGLTTDERTRMKALEREVRELRQANEILRKASAYFGPGGARPPLQALTKFVAEHRDVHGVEPICQVLQVAPSTYYRHAQREADANLRPNRWWKDQALRPQIRRVWEENRQVYGVRKVWRQLKREGYQVARCTVERLMGELGLHGVMRGKVVKTTISDKRPCPLDQVNRQFHAPSPNRLWVSDFTYVSTWAGFVYVAFVIDVYARRIVGWKVSQTAHTDFVLDALEQALHARRPTEGGLIHHSDRGVQYVSIRYTERLADAGIEPSVGSVGDSYDNALAETINGLYKAEVIHRRAWRNRQDVELATLDWVDWYNHKRLLGSIGNIPPAEAEEAYYRQQAGYAKAA, via the exons ATGAGCAAGACGAAATATTCACCGGAAGTGCGAGAGCGCGCGGTTCGGCTGGTGCGGGAGCATCAGGGCGAGTACGGCTCGCAGTGGGCGGCGATCGAGTCGATTGCCGGGAAGATCGGCTGTTCGGCGCAGACGCTGTGCAACTGGGTGCGTCAGGCCGAGCGTGATGCCGGCAAGCGTCAGGGGCTGACGACGGACGAGCGGACGCGGATGAAAGCGCTGGAACGCGAAGTGCGCGAGCTGCGGCAAGCCAACGAGATACTGCGCAAGGCCAGCGCATATTTCG GCCCAGGCGGAGCTCGACCGCCGCTTCAAGCCCTGACCAAGTTCGTGGCCGAACATCGCGATGTCCACGGGGTCGAGCCAATCTGCCAGGTGCTGCAGGTTGCCCCGTCGACGTATTACCGCCACGCGCAGCGGGAAGCGGACGCGAACTTGCGCCCGAACCGCTGGTGGAAGGACCAGGCGCTGCGCCCGCAGATCCGGCGGGTATGGGAGGAGAACCGACAGGTGTACGGCGTGCGCAAGGTCTGGCGGCAGCTCAAGCGCGAGGGCTACCAGGTGGCCCGCTGCACGGTGGAGCGGCTGATGGGCGAGCTGGGCCTGCACGGGGTGATGCGCGGGAAGGTGGTCAAGACCACGATCAGCGACAAGCGGCCGTGCCCGCTGGACCAGGTGAACCGACAGTTCCATGCGCCGTCGCCGAACCGACTGTGGGTCAGCGACTTCACCTATGTCTCGACCTGGGCCGGGTTCGTGTACGTGGCCTTCGTGATCGACGTGTACGCGCGGCGCATCGTGGGCTGGAAGGTGTCGCAGACGGCGCACACGGACTTCGTGCTGGACGCACTGGAGCAAGCGTTGCATGCGCGGCGGCCCACCGAAGGCGGCCTGATCCACCACTCCGACCGCGGCGTGCAGTACGTGTCGATCCGCTACACCGAGCGGCTGGCCGACGCCGGGATCGAGCCGTCGGTGGGCAGCGTGGGCGATAGCTACGACAACGCGTTGGCCGAGACGATCAACGGGTTGTACAAGGCCGAGGTGATCCACCGGCGCGCGTGGCGCAACCGCCAGGATGTGGAACTGGCCACGCTGGATTGGGTGGACTGGTACAACCACAAACGCTTGCTGGGGTCGATCGGGAACATTCCGCCAGCGGAAGCCGAAGAGGCTTACTATCGACAACAGGCCGGTTACGCCAAAGCGGCGTGA